The genomic stretch TTTTGTATTGGAATAAATTGCCCACTGTCAAAGTTGTCTTTAACTGTTGCAAATGCTTTAATAATTAACTCGTTACCTACTAAAAATGCTAATCTCCACCCAGTCATATTAAACGCTTTTGAAAAACTGTGAATTTCAACCCCAACCTCTTTTGCATCTTTAACTGATAAAAATGATAAAGGCTTTCCATCATAAACTAATGCCCCATAAGCGGCATCTTGAACAACTATAACTTCATTTTCAAATGCAAAATCTACAACTTCCTTATAAAATTTCTTTGTTGCCTGAGCCCCAGTAGGATTGTTAGGATAATTTAAATATAATATCTTTGCTCTCTTCTTAATATCTTCTGGAATGCTATCCAAATCTGGCAAGAAATCATTTTTTTCTAACAATGGAAGATTATAAACTTCTCCTCCATACCACTTTGTGTGGGTTGCTGTAACTGGATAGCCAGGAACTGTCATTAAACAAATATCTCCTGGGTTGATAAATGCTGAAGTTATATATGCCAATGCTGGCTTTGAACCTATTGAGTGTATAACTTCATTTACTGGGTCAATATCTTTAACTCCATAAACCTTTTCCATATATGGAGGGACAGCATCTTTTAACTCTTGAATTCCGTTATCTGCATAACCTCTATTTTCCCATTTTTTAGCCTCTTCACATAAAACTCTTATAACCTCTGGGTCAGCCATTTCATCAGGTTCTCCAACACCCATATCAATTAATTCCATATCTGGATGTTTTCTCATTGCTTCTTGCTTAGCCCTTTTAATTTTTTCAAACTTGTAAATTACTTCCTCCTTACCAAACTTTTTTCCTCCAATTCTTTCAGCAAATAAATTTTGTATATAACTATTCATATTCTCACCAAGTAATGTTTTATTAATATTTTTATTTAATAGTCATTAAAGTTAATATTTCATAAATGTTGAATAGTTTTAAAAAAATAGGAGTTTAAAGAAGTTTATAAATCTTTCGTTAAAGATACACTTTAAAAAACACATCAAAGACAACCAAAAGTAGTACATAATTCCTTTTCTTATCTCTTAATAAGTAGACTAAATAAATAAAATCATACTTTATTTCTTTTTACAGCTGTAGTAATTTC from Methanocaldococcus lauensis encodes the following:
- a CDS encoding LL-diaminopimelate aminotransferase gives rise to the protein MNSYIQNLFAERIGGKKFGKEEVIYKFEKIKRAKQEAMRKHPDMELIDMGVGEPDEMADPEVIRVLCEEAKKWENRGYADNGIQELKDAVPPYMEKVYGVKDIDPVNEVIHSIGSKPALAYITSAFINPGDICLMTVPGYPVTATHTKWYGGEVYNLPLLEKNDFLPDLDSIPEDIKKRAKILYLNYPNNPTGAQATKKFYKEVVDFAFENEVIVVQDAAYGALVYDGKPLSFLSVKDAKEVGVEIHSFSKAFNMTGWRLAFLVGNELIIKAFATVKDNFDSGQFIPIQKAGIYCLQHPEITERVRQKYERRLRKMVKILREVGFNARMPGGTFYLYVKSPIKANGIEFKTAEDFSQYLIKEKLISTVPWDDAGHYLRLAACFVAKDEKGNPTTEEKYEDIVLEEFKRRLEDLDLEFE